From a region of the Ovis aries strain OAR_USU_Benz2616 breed Rambouillet chromosome 2, ARS-UI_Ramb_v3.0, whole genome shotgun sequence genome:
- the LOC105608991 gene encoding uncharacterized protein LOC105608991, which yields MVNTEIRLIIFFAAKDGEALQSAKTRPAADCGSDHELLIAKFRLKLKKVGKTTRPFRYDLNQIPYDYIVEVRNRFKGLDLIDRIPDELWTEVCDIVQETGIKTIPMEKKCRKAKWLSEEALQTAVKRREAKSKGVKERYKHLKAEFQRIARRDKKAFFSDQCKEIEEKNRMGKTRDLFKKMRDTKRTFHAKMGSIKDRNGMDLTEAEDIKKRWQEYTEELYKKDLHDPDNHDCMITHLEPNILECEVKWALGSITTNKASGGDGIPVELFQILKDDAVKVLHSICQHIWKTQQWPQDWKRSVFIAIPKKGTAKECSNYHTIALILHASKVMLEILQARLHQYVNRELPDVQTGFRKGRRTTDQIGSICWIIERANEFQKNIYFCFIDYAKAFDCVAHNKLF from the coding sequence atggtcaacaccgaaatcagattgattatattctttgcagccaaagatggagaagctctacagtcagcaaaaacaagaccagcagctgactgtggctcagatcatgaactccttattgccaaattcagacttaaattgaagaaagtagggaaaaccactagaccattcaggtatgacctaaatcaaatcccttatgattatatagtagaagtgagaaatagatttaagggactagatctgatagatagaatacctgatgaactatggacagaggtttgtgacattgtacaggagacagggatcaagaccatccccatggaaaagaaatgcagaaaagcaaaatggctgtctgaggaggcattacaaacagctgtgaaaagaagagaagcaaaaagcaaaggagtaaaggaaagatataagcatctgaaggcagagttccaaagaatagcaaggagagataagaaagccttcttcagcgatcaatgcaaagaaatagaggaaaagaacagaatgggaaagactagagatctcttcaagaaaatgagagataccaagagaacatttcatgcaaagatgggctcgataaaggacagaaatggtatggacctaacagaagcagaagatattaagaagaggtggcaagaatacacagaagaactgtacaaaaaagatcttcatgacccagataatcacgactgtatgatcactcacctagagccaaacatcctggaatgtgaagtcaagtgggccttaggaagcatcactacgaacaaagctagtggaggtgatggaattccagtggagctctttcaaatcctgaaagatgatgctgtgaaagtactgcactcaatatgccagcacatttggaaaactcagcagtggccacaggactggaaaaggtcagttttcattgcaatcccaaagaaaggcactgccaaagaatgctcaaactaccacacaattgcactcatcttacacgctagtaaagtaatgctcgaaattctccaagccagacttcaccaatacgtgaaccgtgaacttcctgatgttcaaactggttttagaaaaggcagaagaaccacagatcaaattggcagcatctgctggatcattgaaagagccaatgagttccagaaaaacatctatttctgctttattgactatgccaaagcctttgactgtgtggctcacaataaactgttctga